In the Anomalospiza imberbis isolate Cuckoo-Finch-1a 21T00152 chromosome 3, ASM3175350v1, whole genome shotgun sequence genome, GTAAAAAGAGGTAGAATTTGTGGGAAATCATACTCCTCAAAGACAACCTTCCTCAGAACTGGAGAAGAAACTTCTTTCATGTTTGTAGGCAATTTTCCTTGGCTTGTGATAATTGCAAACCTCAGAATAACCAAGGTTTGCTCACCTGCAAAAGCAACATGAGATCTGCCCGCCCAGCCACCCATCGTGACCCATGGCACCATGGCTGCCGTAGGACATATGCACCAGGCCTTATCTGAATACAGGAATACCAGACCTCTCCCCTCAGAGTCAGAGCACTACTCCCAAATTTGGAGGTGCAAGCAGACAACCTTACCTAAGAAACCGATCGATTCCTCTTCCTGCACGGACACATTTTACCCCAGGATTCCAGCTAAACACGGAAAGGACTGAACCATGGGATGGTCATGGTCCATGGCTCAAAAGAACAGTACAGCCTGAGAAAGGATAAgtaaagaaagggaagaaacacAGAGGGGTTTGAAGCAGCAATGCCAGCGAAATGGACATGTAAACAGCACACAAGGGGAACTGTGGTCACCGTAAGCATTCCTTTATGTTAAAAACTGTATCTAACCATGTCTCTAACAGCTGCAGATGACGGCAATTCAAACATCAAGGTTTGTGGCTACCAGTGCGGGAGTGAAGGTAACATGAATGGGAAGTTGGGTCATATGGGAACTGACAACTTGTTGATTAGTGACAGCATGACTGGAAGCCTGCAAACCCTGCTCAGTCTAGGACCTGCAGGTTTTCAGCTGCTCAGGAAATCAAGTTTCCCTTATTTATGGCCCAAGGCTATCAATGCATTGGGGACCTTGTGGtaattttaaattcagttcCTTTGGTCAACTCCAAGTCTCTCTTATAGCTGAATCACTTGGTTTCAAAGTGTTGTTTCCAACTTTTTGCAGGACTGTCTTCCTGTCCCACGTCCTCCCCAGTCCCACCCTCCTTGCATGTGCACCCGCTGCCCTGTGGCTCAGCCTGCTCTTCCTCCATGCTGTCCCACTCCTTGCCACTCTTCCCCCCTTTGTCTCTACCTCACTTCCTTCCATTTTGCCTCTCCACTGCCTTCACCCTTCCCAACTAACCCTTTACTGTCACACTGCAGACTTCTGTAAGTTTGGACAAGTTTCTTTTCCAAAATGGGAAGTGGTAAACCAACCTACTACTCACCGTCTTCTGGTAAAAATCCTGTCACTTTATCCCCTCCCCTTTCTACCATCTTCCTTTTGTTTGTCTTGGCTAACCTTTTGCCTACTCTTAAACTGCAAACTCTTTGAGGGCAGTGCCAGAATCTGGTCTGGATTCTATAAAGCACCTAATATGCTAAATATTATAAAAGgtgcagttttctttctttttcttttgattttcaATAAACTCACTGGACATCCAAGTAAGCAGGAGTTTAAGTAGACAGACATATCTGTCTTGTCAACAGGAAGTTTCTCTTGCATAACTTCTCTGGCAGTTCTGGAAAGCTAAATGCGGGTGCGTTTTTCCTCACTGAATATTAACAGTCAGGAAAAAAGTGAAcctgtaaagaaaaataatttctgagaaaGGAGAGTCCAGAAAGGGAGATGATTTTTAGCACGCAGAGCTGCCCTTGTGAAACATCTGCTATGACGTAGTCCTGTTCTGGCTGCAGACCAAGCGTATCAATAGCTCCATAGAGTAATGGGAtaagaaatgggaaaattgcCATTGCTTGTTTAGCAGCTTGTTTTGCTGATAAATGTCACTTTTCAAATAGCTACAGTGCAATtgttttttggggaaaatatttccttgagCAGGAGGTTTTCAGGCCATTAGCAACTTCCCATCTGTACTGGTGTTTTAATACACCACACATACACTTTGCTCCTtattagaaattatttacaGCTTTTGATTATGGGCAAGCAGCCTGAAGTTTAGAAATCATGtctaccattaaaaaaaattctcttgcCTTACTGAAAATCTAAATCTCAAAATCATTAGAACCAGTATCTACTTGTTGAAAGAGCATCTAATTCTAAACATtgctagggggaaaaaagtactCTTTTTAGACATCTgtagttttaaaataatgaattacTGTATAAAAGCGGGAGCTGACTAAAGTGTTGGCCACTGTGCACTCATTCCATGGCTAGAGGCAGAATGTCACTGAGCCAAGCAGTGCAATGTGCTGAAATTCATCTCATCCCGTTTCAAACTGTGCCATGAACATTTTTTAACTCCCCCTGATAGCTGCTAGGACAGACAAGAGACAGACCTCTGTTTAATATCACACAGTATGTCTAACAGTATCTGCTTTCACTTCACACACTTACACTAAACAAGCAATGACTTGCAGTAAATTTAGTGTGCCAAAAGAGGCACAACCGCACTGTAGCTGCATCAACTGAAATGCTAGATGTATACATCTCAGGAGAGGGTGACACCCCAAAACTATTCCTTTTTAGCAACTagcctcctttttttcccctcctctcatcaggaaaaaaaaaaaaaaaccacaaaacaaaggTGAGATGTAGAAACATGGGTACTGTTGCAGATTTGTTCCAGGGTTGTACTTGCTTTGTCATCTCAATCCTTTGCACTTTTTTTCATTCAAAAGATTCACATGAAGTTTCTATCCAAACTAGTTTTTAGACACCACAGAATAAAattaagggagaaaaaaaattcagcattaGAAAGTGCCCATGGAAGTATGAATATAGGAATGGAGCAAAACTTCCAAGTGAAGTCCTTCACGGTGGGAAACTTGCACCGTAATTTACCACTTGGACGGACAGGCAAAAGGACCAACATAGAGACAGTGACTACTTTTCAGAATTTATTGTAAAAGGTAGTATTAAACAATAGGAAAAATGCCACTCCTTGTTCAATTCACCCCATACTACTTTATGTGGAAACAATGGAAAAATTTGACAGAAATGTATTTACCCATCCTATCCATATATCAGATGATTCCAGCTACTCAGGACATGCTCATGGGAAAAGTATTGGCAGTATCACAGCATATGGAAGTGGAAATAAAAAACATGCAGTATTTTCAGTTGCAGTTGGGAGGCCTATTTCCTGGAGTCTAGAGATCATGTTGTTTTATCTGTTTTCCTTTAGCATTATGTACATTATCAGACTTTCATAAGTTCAGACACCAGCATAAAGCCCTGATTTTTTGCCAAGAGTGACATACCCCCCTCAAAGATAAATGTGAAAACCAGAATGCCTGCCTTACTTCTGTTTGCAATTTCCTTTCCACAGGAACATGCACATGATATAGTTCCTGCTAACATATATTTAAAGCTTGGCTAGTCCTTTTCCACTTATACCAGTTCAATCCCACTGGAGGtcctcagggcagcacaaacaaTGGAGAACAGACTTCCAGCACTGCAACACATTTGTTCGGGCCAAAAACTGCTTGTCCTAACGCCAAATTACATACTTTGTATGACAAACTGTTGTTTGTAGACAAAAGAGTGTCTACAAACAGAAATATGTCAGATTCTGCATTAAACTGtattacaaaaaatataaaacaatattttccACAATTATTTTCTGTGGATTTCCTAGCTCATCTCAAGACTGTGAAGTACCAATATTAGCTCAAATGGAGCTCAGTTTTGACAGAGACCCAAAATAACAGGTTACAGTAGTATTTGCCTGGTGCAATTAGCTTCATTATCAATTGGCAAAAAGTTGACTTAGTTTCATAGTTTAAAGCACTAATCAGAGAAAACTTGAATTACATGGCACTGTTGAGACCACCCCAGTCTCAAGTTGAGGGATGCACTTACGCACAGGTGCACTGTTCTAAGTGTGACATGAGTACAGAACCCAAATACTCAGAAAATGGGTCAGCAGAAACCTATGGATAATGCTAAATAAGAGCACCTCaccatttttttccactgctctGCTTGATGAAAACTTGTACCAACAACAGTTTGAGGTCACAAAAATGACAGTCACTGGAGTAGAGTGCAGTAGAAATTTTGGTCATTCTGAAAGAAGACACAATGGAGCAATACAGGAAATTCCATAGCAAGAGGCCaaaatcaaatatttcttcTCTTGCACATCATGAACATTATTTTTGGTTACAAATTACCACTGCAAACAGCATTCTCATAGATAAAACTAAAAATGTCTCTACCTAAAAAGCTTTGAGAAGGgtcaaaaccccacaaaccatAACTACAGAGCTTTCTCTATGTCCTCTTCTCTTCTGAGTAGCAAGAGCTTCCTGATTTTAAGGAAGCCCCTCCTCTTGGTCAATCAATTCCGTTTTGGTGGAGAACACATCAGCCAACATGTGCTTTGGGATTTCGGATCCCCGTACTTTTAATGTGTAGCAGGCATTCTCTACTTTTGCCAGACTCTGTTTCAAGGTATAGAGCTTCTTGGAGACTTCGTAAGGTCCGGTGTTGCCAATGAAAGTGAACCCATCGTAAATCTGACGCAAGAACTGGCTCAGTTCGAAGGGCGTGTCTATGTCCCCGTTCCCAACGCTGCTGATGCACAGCCGCATCAGCTCTCCCGTCAGATCAGCCACTCCCAGCAGGTAATCCACAGGGGTTACCTTCAGGCTCCACGTATGGGGCTGTTTATCATGGGAACTGGAGGTCTAGGGACAGAATGGAAGAAAATCCAGTACAGAAAAGTGTGAGAAAGCCATCTGTAATGGTTCAACTACATGCTAACTCATCTAACATAACTGGAAATTTAAAACATTCTGGAAAATTAAATTGCATGGCACTTCCACATGGTCTGATTTCAGAAGTACTAATCTCCTTCCAGTACTAATCTCCTTCCATACAAGAAAGTAATTTATACTTGAGATGTCATTTTCATTCTAGCAAGTATGATAAACATACCCTAACTCTACCATCTCTATTTGCAAACAGAATTATCACATCTTTGTAGCAACATTTACTTGCagttgtttggggttttctttcatCTGACAGATCTCAGCctgatagatttttttcctaaatagtCAGTCCAAACTTAGCAAATCAGTCAAAAATAGTCTGCATTATGAAAACATATAATTTCATAATAGTATCttgaatttcaaaataaattctcTACAAGGAGCCATAGTATTCTCAGATCTGTTTTATATCAACTGAGTTtattaaaataacaaacaaaaatcttcaTGAAGCAAACCCATTACAAAGTTACGAGTTTGCTCCAAGTTTCCAATACTTTTTATTGCCAGAATATTGGTAACGTGGGAGACAATGCAGGTTTCTTTCTGTTCACTTGTTCCCATAATATGCTATCTACCCAAATTGACAGATCTGGTCAGAGGTGTGCATGCTGGGGTTAACAACTTCATAGTTGTTACCTCTGGTAAAAACAAGTGAATTTAAGCTAAAAACCAGGCTTCTCTGCAAATACCTGCAAATACCAAGAGAATAAAGAAAGAATGAGAAGTGCTTTACAGTAGAATCTCTTCAGCAGAAGCAAACTCAGGAATTTGTGTAAAGCAGCATTACTGTACACTGCACCTCAACTGTTTGTGCACTTCTGTAGGTTGCTACTAAATCACTGTTGTCCTCTGTCAACAATCAAACTGCACCCAGTTTATTGTGTTTGGTGACAGTAGTTTGTCCCTGTGAGCCATTTAGGGCAGGGTAGGAGTACAGGCAAGTCAAGAAACAGAAGATATGGTATTAAGGCTAAGGTATGATGGGACACAAGCTTGTCCTCTGAAAGTAATCAGCTCCAGAAGAGTTACAAATGATGCAGCTAAAACATATGCTACAAGGCAAATACACTGTCTCTAGTGACTAGATCAATACCAGCAATAAGATTTCAGTCATGGAGTTCATCCTGCCTTGGATTTGTTTGTGTCCTCCAACTTCTGCAACACCAGTATACACCAGAAGGTCTTAGAGACAGCCCCAGGCACTAAAAATCCCTCTGCTACACTTGTTAGCTAGTATTTAATTGTCTTGGATCTTTCGCCGTATCAGAAAGAGTTCAGTTTGCTCTGAATAAAAAGGATGTGAAATTTATAAACTTGTATCCCACGGATTTAGTTTACTACTTATCAGAATAAAAGGCATGTTTTGAACAAGTAAGTCAAAGCCCACATGTCTATCTAATCCCACTCCACTAACTGGCCTTAATTAATCAGATGCCAAAAATGTGACTAAGCCTTATCGCTGCATTTCCATCCCAGAAAGATGTTTGTCaattgagaaaagaaaaacttttaCCATGTTTGTTGTTTCTTCTCTGTCTTCTGCTGTAAATATTAGTTGTTTGTTGATCTCTTCAACACTGATCAGAGATCGTGTTTTGATAAAATACTGAAACGAAACTGCCTCAACATATTCTTGAAGCCCTGCAAAAACAGCAGAAACAAGCTCATGCTTCAAACTTTCCAGCAATAATCTATGCtcacaattatttattttttaagaaatctttTAAGTGAGACCATTTGAAGGTTACcagcaaaaaatgaaaattaatataatCCAGAAATAACACTGAAACAATCTAACATAGCATGTTTCTGAAGCATGAAAGTCAGACCAAGCACACAGACAAACATGTTCAAGTTTTCACTCCATCTGCATTTTTCATGCAGAACCTTCTGTAATTTCTATATAAAGCATCATGGTATTCTCAGAAACATACTGAAGACCAGCTCCCCACAATGTTCCCAAGGGCTCATACTCGGACCAGTATAGTTTAATGTCTACATCAATGTCATAGAGAGTTGAGTGATCAAAtgcaccctcagcaaatttgcagatgacactgagctgagtggtgcagttgacacacctgaaggatggGATGGCATCCAGAGGGACTAGGACAAGCTTGAGAAGTTGGGTCCATGGGAATCCCATGCagtttaacaagaccaagtgcaaggtgctgcacctgggtcaggggATCCCCAGTATCAGCACAGGCTGTGGGATGAACACATCGAGAGCAACCCTGCCCAGGAGGACTTGTAGTAGATACTCATTTAAAACTAAACTTCCTACTTCTACATTTTGTGAGAATCGGGCTCCTTAAAATACGCAGGTTTGGTGAAATTCACATTCAAGACAAAGCATCTGTTGTTACAAATCACTCCagaccaaataaataaataagcaaataaacaaaccagACAGGAGTGTGATGTCCAGTAAGAAGAGCAATAGGTGATCCTGCTTTTGCAGAAGGGTTGGACTAGGTCATCtctagaggtcccttccaatcctaactgttctgtgattctatgactaTATTAGTAACTGCTCTGTCCAACAGAACTTACACTCTAAAATTAAGGCATGCAGGGGGACAAAAGGAGTTGGTGTGTTGGAAAGGGAATAAAGGATGGGATAACAAATGTAGCTTGCACCAGATTTGTATGCCATCTACAGCTACCTGCCATGATTCTCTCTCACTACCTACTTAGCAGATGGTGGTTTTATTATGCATTACAACAAAGGTGAGATCTAAAAAGGAAGTCTGAATGTTCAGACAGAGATTTCACAGGTTGTCAGTTTATCTTCATGTGCAGAAAGCAGATTTGGGAGAAGCATGTGAGAAAAGTTCATAAGCAGAAAGCTGAAGCTGGCACTGTTGgtggaaaaaaaggcagaaacaaAGCTGGAACAAACAGCCACAGCAGTACTAAGCTAAAAAAAGTTGCAGAGACAAAGTCAATGCCTGTGTATATCTGACCCATGAACAGAGAATGCCCAAAGAGGACATTAAAGGAACAGACACATGACAGAGATGGTTCTAGCAGAGATATTCTGAGCCATTTTAAGGGGATGACTTCACTTCAAGAGACGCTAACAGGTATCATGCTGCAAGAGGGCCAGGATTAGACAATAGTTTTGTCAGTAAGTAAATGAGGATGTAACCAAGGACACCAGAAGAAGAGGCCTGTTTCCATTAGAATAATCTTAATACCCTCAACTGACCTGTAGAGTGCCAGGACCTCAGCTTACAGAAACATGCAGGAAGAAGCAAATTTAGACTTCACTTGGATCAAAGAAATAGTCtaaatcaaaaagaaaagaacacagATTTGAATAACAGATGAGTGTagaaataccccaaaaaacTAAAGATAACCTCAAGGGGTAGGAGGCTTTCCACGTTACTATCACAACAGCATGATAAGTGacccacattttttttttccttttaaatatgtatttgagCAGAAGCAACTCAGAATGGCAATTCCTTTATAGTACTCTACAGCAGCACtgagaaaagcagaataaatgTGCAGCAACCAAACTCACACTCAACACTGCTGTTCACAAACCAGAACACAAACAAGGAGCTGGCAAGGCCAATTAAACACCATAATTTAATCAACAGAATTCAGGTAAAGCATTCTGGGCACAAGCAATAGAAGAACAGTAGATAAAAGCTGCTCAGGATCTTTTAAGATAAATAACTTCAGAAGCTGCAGAGAGGTAGATTTCATCACTCACTCTTTCCCTGACTTACCTTCTGATGTAACAGGACCAGTAATCTATTACGACATTTTGGCTTTTTCTGTGGATAAGCTGTAAGCTACTAGATACAGTAGCACTCAACATGACAACATCTGTGAGAATCTCCCTCTGCTATCTAGGGAGAAGACTATCACATATGAAGAATCAACTTtccacagctctcagagagatcAAATCAGCCCTCAAACCTTTTGGTACACAGTTTTCTCGATCAGTCAGATATCCCACTTTCAAATCACTCCACTTTACTACTTCATAAACATTTTGTCCTTTTCCATTTTAAGTGTTTGGCTCCTCTGTTCTTTTATCTTTATGTACTTTTTAATGTGGGCATATTTATATGTATGTACACACATAGCTCGTTGCTTCCTCCTGCCATCCCACACTAGCTGACATGTTCCAGCCTTGTGCTCCTTCCTTTTGTTTAACACGACCATATGAATGTTGCACACAGTCTGTTTGCCATTTACTGTCACCTTCTCACAATTAGGGAATCTGTCTCCCACTATTTAGTAAGCCTTACAAAACTCAATTAAAGTTACCATCACAAATGGACTGATAACAAATCCTGTTCATGACTACTTTGCaaaaaacattaatattttactttttcttctttttttttaacaagtccTTCTTCCAGAAGTAGCTACAATATGACATTTCAATGAGCCAAGACCTTGAAATAAGGTATTTCCATGTGCAGGTAGAAGGATGTTTAAACATGTTATGTTTTAGTTTAATGGTAGGACATCCGCTAttttcagcaaataattccCAAGGTGAAAAACTCCATCCCATTTCACTACACCATCCAACAATACCTTTCCCCTTATGCTCTTGTTTTGGATTTATTCCAAAATTAGCTTATTTATGGATTGAGCTGCCAGTAATGGAATAGTTTCTAAGACTGCCTTTtatgggtttgggtttttttgtagtaCAAGGACAAAAATACCAATTAAAAACACTGTATTATTTTTACTAGCACATCTTAAAATTACAGATGTaaggtaaaaaaattaattgcttattttattacatttattctCTACAAACAGCTTATACTAGACAAGTGACAGTGACCCAGTATAGCAGCTCCCTTCTatgttttaaacatttattttctgcataAGAACTAAAGAGCTACATTGAGATATCTTCTTAGCATGCATCtagaaataaagatttttctgCCTGAAAATTTGAGCACTTTTTGCCAGCTGATATTCAAAACCTTTTTCCTTAACCACATATGCAAGATCTGAGAATAAGAAAAGCAGTTTCTGAGAATAAGAAAAAGCAGTTTCCCTAAGAAACTTAGCAAGAAATTAGGtttcttaaatgaaaaaataatcttaaCAAGTAATTGGAGCACTCAATCCAAGAGTCAAACAAATGCATAAGACAGAGGAAAAGCTAGTTCTATTTaaagaatgaataaataattgaaattaCTTAATTGCAGGAGTCATATTAGGGTAAACAGAATCTAATTCCACCACACATCCATGCATGCATGGAAGGTTCAACCCAGAATGGCAGATCAAATAAGAGGCGAAAGTTTCCTCCTGAAATTTTGTTTACTTCATTTCCTTCTATAAATCTCGGTTCAACAGTTACAAAACAGGTTCAAAAGGATTTCATGCTTCTTGGTTGTTAAGGTTAGCAATGCCAGTGCCACCTGCCATCTTCCCAAATAAGCTGCTTCTCTCCCTATTTCTTCCTAAACTCATTTTCTTTCATCCTTCGTCCTGTTTCTCTATATCTTTTTGTTTAGAGAGGAGCCTGTGCTGATGGAGCTTGTGCTGAGGACACAAGCAGATGGACACAAGCCTGTGCTCTCTCAACCAGCTCCTCCCCCAAGCCATGCAGCAGGAATCACAGGCCAAGAGCAGCCACTAGAAAGATGGTAGGAAGATACACCCAGCAAGCTTCTTCCAGGATCACTGCATGAAGGGTGGGGCACATTATTTACAGGGCGAGTCATGTGAAATTAACCACTTGCTGATTTGttacaaaaccaaaacagcacCGACAAGGCTCTATCTTATCCTCATGTTTAGGCTGTCAAGGTAcactgtcattaaaaaaaaaaaaaccaaacagagaaaaacatcccttctttctcctcccctcaaaaaccaaagaaaacaacaacaaataaaaaatccaCCACCAAAACACAGAAATCCCCACCataatccaggaaaaaaaaagtaatattctTGTGGAAATCCCAAACAGAGAAATAATTATACAGAATACAGGGAGCATGGTAAACTAAAAGAACTTGTTTCTAGAAGCATATGGATGAATAAAGGGGAGAATGAGTGAAATAAGCAAACAATTAGCCAGGTACAACATCAAGTGAAACAAGCACACACAATAAGTTTAGAAGTATTAATACAAAAACTAAATCCAGTGTCTGTCCTATTAAGATGAAACTGATAATTCACACCTTAATCTATTCCTTTAAAGTTCTCTACATACTTAACAATGATTCCTAAGATTCAGAGGTCTTTTTCTGGACATAAGGAGTAAAAACTTAAGTAATTAAACTTAAACTGAGGCTATGAAACAATCAAACCATATTGTTGATTGTTAGCATGAAATCAAAGGTTAATTTCATAACATACACAGAAAGAGGCTAAAGCCAGCTCTCCTCACAGACAGGAATGCTCTGGACATCCTGTTGTGAAAGTGGTTTAAAAGAGTAATTCCAGTCACAGAGGGATTTTATAAAACAGTACTAactaataaatacaaataaaagtaCTAGAACAAAGGTCTATATGAGCTTACATATTTGGAAAAACACATGTTTCTATTCTCTCAGTAATAATTCAAAAGCTGAGTAGGTTTACTATTATATCAATAActaaaataatgtaaatttcTTCTGTAAAGCCCTGAATGCTTTGTTCATTAGTCAATTGCTACTTGACACATCCACAACCACCAAAAAGTTCTGTTCTCTTCTAGCTGCATGTGTGGAAGTGATGTATTGCAGATACTGAAGTTTGCACTTTGTTTTAAGTTGAATAGACACTTCAGGGGAAAAGGTAATACCATTTCAGGGGAAAAGGCAATACCAAGATTAGTCAGttttccccaaaaccccagcaaCAAATACAAGTTCTCTATCAGACAGGTGCCTGTGAGAGTTAAATTATTTCTCCAAACAGGCACAAAAACCCTTCAAAGAACTGCAAACGATATTTTAATCTCTCAttgcagagagcagggaatcAAGCCTTTTTTAGATTGCTATTAAAAACACATAGACATATGACAAATGATAGGCCTTTTTGCAGGTGAATAATTGTGGGTGAGAAATTAACAAACTTTTTATTTGCTTCCACTTGGAGACCTGACAGATGTACCATGCTTACTTTTGTATATAAAGTTTTTGTTCTGAAGTTTGGAGTTTTATTCCAACTCATGAGCCTCAAATGTAGTAATTATGAAGAGAACCCAATGTTTTACATGCATTCTTAAAAAAACTATTCCTGTGACAAGTCTTCCTGGCCTCTTTGACTACCCTCAACTGCCTTCATCATTAATACAGAGTTTTAAAAGTCATTCAGTCAGACAGCAAATTTTACACTACTGGCAGCCTTGAGGGCAAGTGTTCAAGATACCAAAGAAAGGAAGCTCTGACTCAGCCAGGATGTTCAATGATCAAAGAAGAAAGAGCAGCTAACACAACACAGCTTCTGCAGTTCAAAACACAGTGAAAGTTCTTCTTAAGGTGATGT is a window encoding:
- the TSNAX gene encoding translin-associated protein X isoform X1 translates to MSGKEGSGGFRKRKHDNFPHGQRREEKENVNPPSALMTSFKSFQLELDTRHDKYERLVKLSRDITIESKRTIFLLHRFTSAPNGEEILSESEVKLDAVRQKIKQVAQELIGEDMYQFHRAISPGLQEYVEAVSFQYFIKTRSLISVEEINKQLIFTAEDREETTNMTSSSHDKQPHTWSLKVTPVDYLLGVADLTGELMRLCISSVGNGDIDTPFELSQFLRQIYDGFTFIGNTGPYEVSKKLYTLKQSLAKVENACYTLKVRGSEIPKHMLADVFSTKTELIDQEEGLP
- the TSNAX gene encoding translin-associated protein X isoform X2, producing MTSFKSFQLELDTRHDKYERLVKLSRDITIESKRTIFLLHRFTSAPNGEEILSESEVKLDAVRQKIKQVAQELIGEDMYQFHRAISPGLQEYVEAVSFQYFIKTRSLISVEEINKQLIFTAEDREETTNMTSSSHDKQPHTWSLKVTPVDYLLGVADLTGELMRLCISSVGNGDIDTPFELSQFLRQIYDGFTFIGNTGPYEVSKKLYTLKQSLAKVENACYTLKVRGSEIPKHMLADVFSTKTELIDQEEGLP